The proteins below are encoded in one region of Thermococcus sp. 21S7:
- a CDS encoding ABC transporter permease, producing the protein MSDEGVRPFQSALWVVFESEFRRLVRSRKLKVLFLVTFSPAFIYLLSPNASGTGVDAMLKSFQALMLDLVPNYWLGIIGQLIAIILMSDLLAGEIDRGTIRVLLARPVRLSEVVAAKFLAGLGALAVLFGVPYTVIWLYNPVVYSTGANGLWKGLPDFLLALGATLLVLAALGALAMVISVIITRPLYASLATFGVVFLLQFLLPQIPYVKNPERYTLGYQAVVLLKAGFDKVDLSAFIGNPSHTAVFFGAVVTLFLAAAWAVLINRDFPD; encoded by the coding sequence ATGAGCGATGAAGGCGTGAGGCCCTTCCAGAGCGCCCTTTGGGTGGTCTTTGAGAGTGAGTTCAGGAGGTTAGTTCGCTCAAGGAAGCTTAAGGTTCTCTTCCTCGTCACGTTCTCTCCCGCGTTCATCTACCTCCTCAGCCCGAATGCCTCAGGAACCGGTGTTGATGCCATGCTCAAGTCGTTTCAGGCACTCATGCTCGACCTGGTCCCCAACTACTGGCTCGGCATAATCGGCCAGCTCATCGCGATAATCCTCATGAGCGACCTCCTCGCGGGCGAGATAGACAGGGGGACGATAAGGGTGCTGCTTGCAAGGCCGGTGAGGCTCAGCGAGGTTGTCGCAGCCAAGTTCCTCGCTGGACTCGGTGCCCTCGCGGTTCTCTTCGGGGTTCCCTACACCGTCATCTGGCTTTACAACCCGGTCGTTTACAGCACCGGCGCGAACGGTCTCTGGAAGGGCCTGCCCGACTTTCTCCTTGCACTGGGGGCGACGCTCCTCGTTCTGGCCGCCCTCGGGGCACTGGCCATGGTGATTTCGGTCATCATAACGCGCCCGCTCTACGCCTCGCTGGCCACCTTCGGGGTTGTGTTCCTCCTTCAGTTCCTCCTGCCCCAGATTCCCTACGTTAAAAATCCAGAACGCTACACCCTCGGCTATCAGGCTGTGGTTCTGCTGAAGGCCGGGTTCGATAAGGTTGACCTGAGCGCCTTCATCGGGAATCCCTCCCATACCGCCGTCTTTTTTGGTGCGGTTGTGACCCTCTTCCTGGCCGCTGCCTGGGCGGTTCTAATAAA